The DNA window attttatatatatatatatatatatatataaaacgtcctttttatatcaatttaaaaaattattcaatgatATATAACTATTTTCAACTTACAAGAGAAAATTCATAAATGGATATTGTACATAAAATAGCCTTTTGAACATTTCCTGTCGATGGATAAGTTTACAAATTCGAATAATTGcgatattttaagaatatcgaaaatacattcgagaaataaattttcttttgttatttccaCTCCTTTCAACaatcctttattttatttatcaaagcTCAAatcttgtaataattattcaaacgAGAAATATGACTTAATTCATCGAGAGGTTATCTCATATTCACGGAACTAACCGGATTGGTCGAGAATATCGACCAATGAGAGAAACTCTTGAAAAGTAGTCTTGTTTAGTCAAAGCTAACCAAGAAATAGAATGATTTAAATTTCGAAAATGacaatttaattatcgattagtatattaatttcattttcgttgTTCCATTATTAATCATGGACTTTAAACAGACGAGTGAacgttttaaaagaaaataataatatctcttGTGACTTCTTAATTCcccataaaattttattatatatattgtgattATATCTAACCTCATATTTCAATCATGACCATTTAATTTgcaaagatttataataattattaatttaaacaataaaatttctcATATCATGGCTAAATTATGTGACAATGTAGTTTTATGTAGAGGATTGCCCGAACAAGTACCAATGGAGGACAATTATTTGGATACTTTAAAGTCAGCTGGTTACAATTGTGATTATTTGTATACCTCACGATTTGAATTCATTAACAGTTCAGATTTGAAAACGTGCTTGCAAATGCCCGACAATTATCatggtaatatatatatataaaagttcaaggttcattatataaaatttgttataaacaatgaCATTGTTTTAATGTAGGTTTAATATTGACTAGTCAACGTGCTGTAGAAGCAATACGGCAAGTAttcaagaacgataaaaaatctCTAATTCCATGGAAAAAATTACCAACATATTGCGTTGGCCCTGCAACTTCTTCTCTCGCAGAGAATTACCTTGGCTCAGAATGTTGTCTAGGTAGTCAATCTGGTAATGCCAATGATCTAGCAGAGATCATTATTtctgatataaaaaagatatcaaaACCGCTATTATACCCTTGCAGCGAGATAGCACGCGAAACCATTGAACAAGTTCTTTCCAAAAATAGGATAAATCTACACAAACTTGTTGTTTATCGGACCATAACCAGGGAATCGTTAGAAGCTGATTTCTTAAATATCATTGGTACTGTACCAaaaatatttgtcttttttagcCCATCTGCTGtacaatctattttatctgtattaaagaaatatcctaataatataaaaaatatcaaagcaGTAGCAATTGGACCTGTAACAAAACAAAGCTTAATAGAGTCTGATTTTACAATTTATGCCACTGCATTGAAACCAAATCCGGCAAGTTTATTGGAAGCTATTAACAATGCTGGCTGTGCCAATGATAACttggaaattaaataatatatgtaatattatttttgttattatttttgtaaatatgttatatattattgatataatatgtGATAACTAAAAAAACTATGTAATATatgtgatattatttttgttattattattattattgtcaatattttacttattaatgatataagtatttattaaCTAAAACAATTCTTAttgaataaagtaaaataaagaaagaaaaaagattaattacgatatatcTATCGCCGACTACATAtactttttaacaattttattaagcATAATTATCTCATACAAAAATAAGATTACATCAAAactatacaatttttaaaaattctcaattacaattatattaatgccatatatatatatatttatatatatttatatatatatatatatatatatgtttcgaGCATTTGACTTAAAATTTAAGcttaatttaattacttaaaaataataatacagtaaCATGAAAGcgctaaaaaaaataattattgagaaTACTCTATGCATtagattttaacatttttatagagTATTATAAcatctaatatattttactataaGATATATTACATCTTCAGTTTAATTGCtgaaattttgaatataatacaaagacctttttaattaacaaaagagATTATAcgttaataagaagaaataatcgtGTTTCAGTCTTTTCTGTTAATCTTTATAAacagaatatttatatatatatgtatacatatatatatatatacatatatatatatatatatacacttatatatatatatatacatatatatatatatatatatatacacttatatatatatatatacatatatatatatatatatatacacttatatatatatatatatataagtgtatgtgtgtatgtgtgtgtattacatataaacatttttgatgctattcaaaaaatatatatttggttACGTAAATATAACGCGatcgtatatttaaaatattaaaaaaatattcaaatcatGCGATGcggatattaatatttaagttAATATCTACTTCTATTTACCACATTACCAAGAAGGCACGAAATATCTTGTCCAACGATAGTAGATTGATTTGCATAATAAGGCTGAGGAGCATTTCctccattattatatttcatttgaacgGCCGTTTCATAATCTGGTGCTGGCCTGTATGATGGTAATAAGGCacgtaaat is part of the Vespa crabro chromosome 8, iyVesCrab1.2, whole genome shotgun sequence genome and encodes:
- the LOC124425907 gene encoding uroporphyrinogen-III synthase, which produces MAKLCDNVVLCRGLPEQVPMEDNYLDTLKSAGYNCDYLYTSRFEFINSSDLKTCLQMPDNYHGLILTSQRAVEAIRQVFKNDKKSLIPWKKLPTYCVGPATSSLAENYLGSECCLGSQSGNANDLAEIIISDIKKISKPLLYPCSEIARETIEQVLSKNRINLHKLVVYRTITRESLEADFLNIIGTVPKIFVFFSPSAVQSILSVLKKYPNNIKNIKAVAIGPVTKQSLIESDFTIYATALKPNPASLLEAINNAGCANDNLEIK